The Tautonia plasticadhaerens nucleotide sequence GCCTCGGACGGCCGAGCAGTCTCCGACTCGCCTCGAAGACGGCGTCGGGACTCAACTCGGTCATGCAGCGGTGGTGGCCCAGCGGACAGGTCCCCTTCTGGCAGGGGCCGCAGGGGACCGGCTGCTGGAGGTGGACCGCCCCGGGATGATAGGTGCGGGTCCAGGCGATGTGCGTCGGCCCGAACAGGCTGACCACCGGGACGCCGAACCCGGCGGCGAAGTGCCGGGGGCCGGAGTCGGTCGTCACCAGCAAGGCAGACCGCCTCACGCTCGCCTTGCTCAGGCCGATGCCCACCGGCTCATCCGCCAGGCTGACCACGTCGTCAAGGGCCGCCAGCGCCACGATCTGCCGGGCCGACTCCCGCTCCGACGGGCCGCAGACGACCAGGACCTTCACGCCCAACTCGGCGACCAGCCGCCGGGCCAGGGCCGCGAAGTGCCCCTCCGGCCAGTTCTTGGCCGGGCCGAAGGCCCCCCCGGTGTTCAGGCAGACGACCGGCCGATCGCCGAGCAGGCCGAGCCGCAGCCAGGCGAGGTCGGCGGCCTGCTCGTCGGCCTCGGTCGTGAACAATTCGCAGCGGAGCGAGTCGACCGGGCAGCCGAGCCTCCTCGCCAGCCCGAGGTAGTACGACACGATCGGCACCGGCTCGAACCGCCCTCGGGCGTCCCTCGGCGGGGACAGTCGGTCGGTCAGCAAGACGCCCCGGCCCCCCCGGGCGTAGCCGACCCGACGACCGACCCCGCCAAGCCTCGCCATCAGGGCCGACCGGATCGAGTTGGGCAGGAGGACCGCCAAGTCGAACCGCTCCTCCCGCAATCGGGCCACGACGGCGGCCATCCGCTGCTCGCGGAGGGGGGCCTTCGGGTGGAAGAGGATCCGGTCGTCGAGCCAGGGGGCGCCGTCGAGCGTCGGGGAGACGTTCGGCTTGAGCAGGCCGACGATCCGGGCGTCGGGGAACCCCCGGCGCAGGGCTCGCAGCGTCGGCGTGGCCATGACCGTGTCGCCGACGAGGTTCGGGCAGAAGACGACGATCCGCATCGGGCCTCCGTTCCCGACTCGGCGCGGGGCAGGGCGGGGCGGGGGGGATGGATGCCCCTCACCGGGCCAGCTCGGCGATCCGGCCGAGGGGCCCTTCCAGCTCCTCGGCCCCCCCGATCAGCTCCAGGCCGATCCGGACGGCCCGGAGCGGCACCGGCCCCAGGTCCGAGAGGCGGAGCTTTACCGAATCCTTCTGGGTGGTCAAGGCCAGCGACGCCCCCCGGGCTCCGGCCCATCGCCTTAGGTCGTCGACGTCGGACCGGTCGTACGGGTGGTGGTCGGGGAAGGCACGGAAGGCAACGAGGTCGGCCCCCAGCCCGAGGACCGTCCGGCGGAACCCCTCGGGGTTGCCGAGCCCGCAGAAGGCCACGACCGGGACGCCCCGGATGCGGTCGAGCGGCTCGGCGACCCCCTCGGCGTCGAGCAGGTCCCTCGGCGCGTGCCTGGCCTCGGCCCAACGGAGCGGCCCGGCGGCCCGCTCGGCCCGGGATCGGATGGCCGACCGCTCCCCCTCGGAGACGAGGTCGGCCCGGGAGAGGACCACCACCCCGGCCCTCCGGAGCGACCCGATCGGCTCCCGGAGCAGCCCTCGGGGGAGCAGGTGGCCGAGGCCGAAGGGGTCGAGGGCGTCGAGCAGGACGACGTCCAGGTCCCGGGCCAGCCGGCGGTGCTGAAAGCCGTCGTCGAGGACGAGCACCTGGGACTCGCACTCCTCGACCGCGATCCGGGCCAGGGCCACGCGGTCGGGGTCCTGGAAGTGGGGCACGTCGGGCAGGTTGGCGTCGAGCACCAGCCCCTCGTCATTCAGGCCCTCGGTTGCCCCGTATCCCCGGCTGAGGATGGCGACGCGGAGCCCGTGCTCCCGGAAACGCCGGCAGACATATTCGACCATCGGCGTCTTGCCCGTGCCGCCGGCGGTGATGTTGCCGATCGCCACCACCGGCACCTCGGCCCGCTCGACGCCTCGGCCCCGATCGAACCTCGCGTTCCGGAGGCCGACCCCAAGCCCGTAACCGGCCGACGCGATTCGGAGCGCGGATCGGGCGAGGATCGCGGCGGGGCCCCGGGATTCGCCCCGGATGAGTCGGTGGAAGGCGATGCGGTCCATCCGGAAAACTCCGAGGCTCGAGGAATCCAGGCGACGGCCGACCGGATTCCCGGCTCCCGACCGGACGGGGCACTTTACAGGAGCCTCCAGGGATCGTCGAGGTACGTCCGGAAGAACGTGTCCAGGTCGGGGGAGGTCATGCGCGTGTCTCCCGGATCTCGGCCGAGGACCTGCCAGACTGAGGAGTGCTCCTCGTTCTCGAAGTGGAGTTCCCAGGTGACCACCTGGATCGAATGGTCGCAGAACTGGACCCCCGTCACCGAGCCCCGATCGTTCTGTTCGACGATGCGCGACAAGGTCCAGAGGCACCAGAGGTACTCCTCGTCGAAGTGGTAATCCGAGCAGCCCCCGACCCGTCCGTAGAGCTGGATCACGTCCCGGGAAACCGGGTGACCGAGGCGTTCCCAGGCCCGACGGACCTCGACTGCTCCGATCGGAGGGGCCAGCGGGATTCCCTCTTCCTGCCACCGGGCGATGCATCGGGTCAACGTGTCGTCGAAGCTCATGGTCATTGCTCTATAGATAGGGATGTGAACCGGGGTCACGAGGGACCCTCCCCCGCCTTGGGCGAGGACTCGAATCGCCGAACGACATCGGGCGGCTTGTTGGGGACGACCCTCGATCGTTACGCTCGTGATAAGGTCTGATCGAGGGCGAGCCGGGAGAGCCGTCCTCCAGTTCCGTCGTCACGCAAAGGCGACCGCCGATCTATCCCGGAAATCCACCCGATGCTCTGCCCCCCGCTGAGTCCCGACCCGGTCGTCCAGGACTGGATCGCCCGCCACAAGAACCCGGCCAACTTCGCGCTGCACCTGGTCGCCATCCCGCCGACGATCCTGGGGGTGCTCTACATCCCGTTCTACCTGACCCTGCTGTCGGTGCCGGTGTTCCTGCTGGCCCTGTGCCTGTTCGACGGCGGGTACCTCGTCCAGTTCCTCGGGCACGCGATCGACCGGTCGGAGCCGGGGGAGATCGCCCTGCTGCGGAAGTGGCTCCGCCGGCAGTGGGAGCGGCGGACGGCCCCGGCCGCCGGGGCGGCGGGGCGGGACGCCTCCTGAGGGCGCCGATCCTCCCGGGAATCTCAAGCCCGACCTTGTCCCCATAAGGCGTGCAGGGCGGACAACCCGCGCCTCCGGGCCGGTCGTTGCCCTGGGCGCGACCCGAGAAATCCGTAGAATCTGCCGGGCCCCCTCAAGACGCACATCCGATCCGACCGATTCATCCCCTGGTCGATTCGAGGGACTCCTGGAGACGGCGATCGACCGGCCGCGCCGAGGCCCCGCCTCGGCCGGTGGTTGGAGGTCGTCGGCGGGCGGCGGAACGAAGGAACGCGAGGCCGCTCGTCGCCGGGGCCGCACCCCGTGGCGGTGGTGCAAACCCGGCCGATCGGGGCCGGCCCCCCTCGTCCCATGGCGCAAAACAAGGACGGTCTGGCCATGCGATTGACCCGTTTCGGCAACCGGTATCTGAGGGCGGCGCTCGCCGCGGCGTGCCTGACGCCGGCCGGATGCCAGAGGCTCCCCTACATCGACCAGTCGAAGCCGGTCCCGCACGACCCGATCGCCGCCGTCGCCGAGGAGGATCGGGCCGTCCGGCAGGCCGCCTTCTTCAGCGACCTGCCGATGCAGGTCCCCGACATCGTCCCGCCCCGGACCCCCGACAACGCCGAGGCGATGGAGCCCTGGTCGATGACCCTGGAGGAGGCCATCCAGATCGGGATGGACAACTCCGAGGTCATCCGGGTCATCTCGCTGGGTGCCCAGGGCATCCCGGTCGAGGGCTTCGCCCCCACCCCCCTGAACACCCAGGCCGGCGCGGCCCTGGGGGCGGGCACCCTGGCGACGGTGTACGACCCGGCGATCCAGGAGACGCAGATCGCCCGGGCCCTGTCGGTCTTCGACGCCCAGCTCACCTCCCGGCTCTTCTACGAGAACCGGGACTTCCTGGTGAACAACTCCATCCAGGCCGGGTTCTTCGACCCGGACACCAACGTCTTCGCCCTTGTCCGGCAGAAGGGGGCGCCGCAGGGCATCCCGACCTTCGAGACGGCCCTGCAGAAGCGGACGGCCGTGGGCTCGGTCCTGCGGATCGCCAACCAGATCGACTACACCTACGGCAACTCGCCGATCCAGACGTTCCCGTCGACCTACGCCTCCCGGCTGACCCTGCAATTCAGCCAGCCGTTGCTCGGCGGCTCGGACCAGTTCGGCCCCAGCGGCCTGGAGGCCAACCGGGCCCCGGTGGTCATCTCCCGACTGCAGGCCGACACCTCGGTCTGGCGGTTCAAGGCCGAGGTGATGGCGATGGTCCGCTCCATCGAGCAGCAGTACTGGGCCCTGGCCCAGCAGCAGGTGCAGTACTGGAGCCGGCAGCAGGCCGTCCGCCTGGGCGAGGCGATCTACGAGCGGGAGGTCGAGAAGAAGCGGGTCGGCACCGGGTCGGAGCCGGACGTGGCCGAGGCCGAGGAGCAGCTCCGGCAGTTCCAGCTCGACCTGGTCCAGTCGACCAGCGACCTGATCACCACCGAGCGGCAGTTCCGCGAGCTGCTCGGCATGCCGCCGTATGACGGCCGGCGGATCGTCCCGGTGAGCGAGCCGACCACCGCCCGGCTCCAGCCCGACTGGGAGAGCAGCCTGGCCCAGATGATCAGCTACCAGCCGGACATCGTCCAGCAGCAGCTGCTCGTCCGGGTGGCCGAGCTGCAGCTGCTGCTCGCCCGCAACCAGCTGCTCCCGGCGCTGAACCTGGACCTGCTCTACCAGTTCAACGGCCTGGGCCAGAACCTCGACGACGCCTTCGCGGTGATGACCGGCCGCTCGGTGCTGGCGATCGACCCGATCATCGCCAACCAGCAGGCGGCCGCGGGGGTGAACCCCTCGCCGTCGTTCTTCAACAACTTCCAGACCTGGCAGGTCGGCCTGACCTTCTCCATGCCGATCGGCTTCCGGGGTCCCCTGGCCGAGACGAGGCAGGCCCAGTACGCCCTGCTCCGGCAGCGGGCCTTCCTGCAGCAGACGGTCCACCAGACGACCCACGCCCTGGCCCGGTTCTTCGTCGAGGTGGACGCCAACTACAAGCTCCTGAAGGTCGCCGGCCAGCTCCGGGAGGCGGCCGAGCGCCGGCTCAAGGCCCAGGAGGCGTTCTTCGAGGCGGGCACGATCAACATCGACCGCTACCTCGACGCCGTCAACCGCTGGTCCAACGCCGTGGCCACCGAGGCCCGGTTCAAGACCAGCTACAACACGGCCATCGCCGCCCTGGAGGAGGCCAAGGGGACCTTGCTGGCCTACAACAACATCGCCGTGGCCGAGGGCCCGCAGCCGAAGAAGGCGTACATCCAGGCGGTCGACCAGCAGAAGGCCCACCACCAGATCCCGATCGAGCCCGACGGGCCGGTCGCCCCGAGGCCGGTGGTCGCCCCGCCGATCCACGACCCGGTCACGCCGATGCTGACGCCCGGCTCGGAGACCCCGCGGATGAGCCCCGACTTCCCGGCCCCCTTCGGCACCTTCGGGCCGCCGCCGCAGCCGGTCGGCCCGGCCGTCCCGGTCGGCGACCCGGCGCCGCTGGCCTCGAATCCGGGCGGCCCGGTCGACCCGGCCGTCTCCCGGGCGGGCGCCTACGACTCCGAGCCCGTCTTCGGCTCCCCGGCCGGCTCCGTCCCCCTCCCCCCGACCCCGCCCTCGACCCCGAGCACCACCGCGACGACGCCCAGGAGGCTCCCGCCGCTCCCCTCGCGATCGCTCCCCGCCGACGGCCCCGGCGCCACCCTGCCGGAGCTGCCCCCGGGCGAGCCGGTCCGCGAGACCCCGCCGATCGACCTGCCACCCCTGCCCTCGGGCGGGTGATCGGCCCCTCCGCTCCTTCCCTCCCCCCGGGGGCGGGCCCGTCGTGGCGGGCCCGCCCCCGTTTCGTCTCTCCCAAGGGCAAATCCGCCACACGTCCCGAAGATCAACGGGCCAAGGGAGGGGGCCCGGGCGCCGAAGACGGAGGGACCCGACCCCACCGCCTCGAACCAGAGCACAGCCCTCGGAGCACCCTGAGATGACCGCAACGCCCCCCTCCCCAGAATCGTTCTATCGCAATTCTGGGAAACGCCTTAATACTACTCCGTTACGTTCTACAACTTCTTGCAGAAAAACGAATTGCGTAATCACTTGGATGGGTATTTCTTGACTATTGCATGCATGCAGCCTGACGCAACTTCGGCGATCCCAATGGGTTGCAGGACGCGGAATCATCCATCCACGCAAATTCGGTGGGAAATCATAACGGAGTAGTATTAAGGCAATTGTCTTTCAGTCAGGAAAGAGTTACCCGATAATTTGTCGGGAGTACGAAGGACGGTACGCCGACAGGCTCCGGCCGTCCGCGATTACCCGAATCCTCTCCGGGGACCAGCGAATCTACCTGCATCAGGCCGAGGCGCTCTGCCGAATCCTCGCGGTGAGCCTGGAAGACGTGATCGACCCCGACGGCGAGACGTCTCCCGTACTCGAAAAACCCCTCTCCCCAGCGATTGCGGCAATCGTCGCCGCGATCGGGGAGACGAAAGCAATACGGCGACTCGCGCAGGCGCCGAATCGGTCATGATTAGACGATCGTATCGTCTTCGGAGACGAGAAGTAAGGATACCGACGGTAACATTTCTAAGTAAGTTAGTTCGGCGAAACTTGAAACCCAGGAGTTCACGGGTCGGTATTCCCTCGCCAATTCGGGGGAGGCGAGATGACCGACCGCGTACCCCCCAGTAGCTGATCGTTCGACCTCCCATGTAGTGGACCCCCTTGGAGTGGCGCCCCCTGTTCGAGACTTGTTGACCCCGGGTCGCCTCGCGACGACAATGACGCTCCGACGCCCGTCGGCCCCCCGAGGTCCGGCCGGAGCGGTCTCCCGATGCTCCCGACACGTCGAACCGAGGAGGCGAATGCCATGCACACCCCCTGCGACGGCAGCCGGAGGCGGTTTCTCAAGACGACCGCGGCGACGGGCGCCACGCTGGCCGCGGGCCCGAGCCTCCGGGCCTTCGGCCAGGACGGGCCGGCCGAAGGGCCGAAGGTCCCGCTGGTGACCCTGGGCAAGACCGGCCGGCAGGTCACCAGGCTCGGGATGGGGTCGAGCTGGCCCGTCTCCCCCAGCTTCGTGCAGGCGGCCCTGCTCTCGGGCGTCCGCTTCATCGACACCTCCGAGTCGTACGAGAACACCCGGGCCGAGCGGACCATCGGCCAGGTCCTCGAGCGGACCGGGCTGCGGGACGACGTCTACCTCGTCACCAAGACCACCCGCTACCGCGGCGTCGCCAACCCCGCCGAGGTCTTCCCGAAGGAGCTGGCGGCCAGCCTCGAACGGCTGCGAACCGACTACGTCGACTGCTACTACATCCACGGCATCGACGGCAAGAGCATCGGCCTGCTGGGCGACCCGGCCGTCAAGCAGGCCTTCGAGGCCCTCAAGGCGGCCGGCAAGATCAAGTTCGCCGGCTTCTCCTGCCACGACGCGATGCTGCCCGAGCTGCTGGAGAAGGCCGCCGAGGTCGGCTGGATCGACCAGGTGATGATCCAGTACAACTTCCGGGCGGTCGACCACGACAAGCTCCAGCGCGCCATCGACGCCGCCTCCAAGGCCAACATCGGCCTGGTCGCCATGAAGACCCAGGGCGGCGCCAAGGCGGTCTTCGAGGCCATCGACAACGAGGCCGCGACCTACGAGGCCGACCGGACCCTCAAGCGGCTCCGGGAGGAGGGGGTCAAGAAGGAGGTCGCCGCCATCAAGGCCGCCTGGGCCGACGACCGGATGCAGGTGGTCGTCTCCGAGATGCTCAACTTCAGCGACCTCCGGGAGAACATCGCCGCCAGCAACGAGCCCCTGACCATCAAGGAGGCCCGCCTGCTGGAGGAGCACCGCCGGAAGACCACCCACCTCTACTGCCACGGCTGCGGCCACCTCTGCGAGACGGCCGCGAAGGGCGTCCCCGTGGCGACCGTCCTCCGCTACCTCCGCTACTACGCCGCCTATGGCAAGCGGCAGGAGGCCCGGGCCCTCTACCAGGCCCTCCCCGCCGAGGCCCGGGACCTCGCCAGGGCCGACCTCGACGCCGCCGAACGCTCCTGCCCGCACGGCCTGCCCGTGGTCGAACTCGTCCGCATGGCCGACCGGCACCTGAGCTGAGCTGGTCATCGCCGTTACGACCAACCGGGCGATCCCGTCGGGATCGCCCGGGCCCGCCTCGGTGCGCGGCCGGTGCGCCCCCTCCTGCGCCGTCGGTGCGCCAAATTGACGCGAGTGCGATCGACCCAAACAACTGCCCCCAAAGCCGCTGCGTCGGGAGCCTCGGTTTCGTTTCGGGGATCCCGCCCCGGGACGTGCGGTCGAGGGCGGCCCTCGGCCGTCGCCCACCGATCGCCGATCCGGGTCGTCCGTCGCGGGTCCTGG carries:
- a CDS encoding Mpo1-like protein, translating into MLCPPLSPDPVVQDWIARHKNPANFALHLVAIPPTILGVLYIPFYLTLLSVPVFLLALCLFDGGYLVQFLGHAIDRSEPGEIALLRKWLRRQWERRTAPAAGAAGRDAS
- the lpxK gene encoding tetraacyldisaccharide 4'-kinase; amino-acid sequence: MDRIAFHRLIRGESRGPAAILARSALRIASAGYGLGVGLRNARFDRGRGVERAEVPVVAIGNITAGGTGKTPMVEYVCRRFREHGLRVAILSRGYGATEGLNDEGLVLDANLPDVPHFQDPDRVALARIAVEECESQVLVLDDGFQHRRLARDLDVVLLDALDPFGLGHLLPRGLLREPIGSLRRAGVVVLSRADLVSEGERSAIRSRAERAAGPLRWAEARHAPRDLLDAEGVAEPLDRIRGVPVVAFCGLGNPEGFRRTVLGLGADLVAFRAFPDHHPYDRSDVDDLRRWAGARGASLALTTQKDSVKLRLSDLGPVPLRAVRIGLELIGGAEELEGPLGRIAELAR
- a CDS encoding TolC family protein; the encoded protein is MRLTRFGNRYLRAALAAACLTPAGCQRLPYIDQSKPVPHDPIAAVAEEDRAVRQAAFFSDLPMQVPDIVPPRTPDNAEAMEPWSMTLEEAIQIGMDNSEVIRVISLGAQGIPVEGFAPTPLNTQAGAALGAGTLATVYDPAIQETQIARALSVFDAQLTSRLFYENRDFLVNNSIQAGFFDPDTNVFALVRQKGAPQGIPTFETALQKRTAVGSVLRIANQIDYTYGNSPIQTFPSTYASRLTLQFSQPLLGGSDQFGPSGLEANRAPVVISRLQADTSVWRFKAEVMAMVRSIEQQYWALAQQQVQYWSRQQAVRLGEAIYEREVEKKRVGTGSEPDVAEAEEQLRQFQLDLVQSTSDLITTERQFRELLGMPPYDGRRIVPVSEPTTARLQPDWESSLAQMISYQPDIVQQQLLVRVAELQLLLARNQLLPALNLDLLYQFNGLGQNLDDAFAVMTGRSVLAIDPIIANQQAAAGVNPSPSFFNNFQTWQVGLTFSMPIGFRGPLAETRQAQYALLRQRAFLQQTVHQTTHALARFFVEVDANYKLLKVAGQLREAAERRLKAQEAFFEAGTINIDRYLDAVNRWSNAVATEARFKTSYNTAIAALEEAKGTLLAYNNIAVAEGPQPKKAYIQAVDQQKAHHQIPIEPDGPVAPRPVVAPPIHDPVTPMLTPGSETPRMSPDFPAPFGTFGPPPQPVGPAVPVGDPAPLASNPGGPVDPAVSRAGAYDSEPVFGSPAGSVPLPPTPPSTPSTTATTPRRLPPLPSRSLPADGPGATLPELPPGEPVRETPPIDLPPLPSGG
- a CDS encoding aldo/keto reductase codes for the protein MHTPCDGSRRRFLKTTAATGATLAAGPSLRAFGQDGPAEGPKVPLVTLGKTGRQVTRLGMGSSWPVSPSFVQAALLSGVRFIDTSESYENTRAERTIGQVLERTGLRDDVYLVTKTTRYRGVANPAEVFPKELAASLERLRTDYVDCYYIHGIDGKSIGLLGDPAVKQAFEALKAAGKIKFAGFSCHDAMLPELLEKAAEVGWIDQVMIQYNFRAVDHDKLQRAIDAASKANIGLVAMKTQGGAKAVFEAIDNEAATYEADRTLKRLREEGVKKEVAAIKAAWADDRMQVVVSEMLNFSDLRENIAASNEPLTIKEARLLEEHRRKTTHLYCHGCGHLCETAAKGVPVATVLRYLRYYAAYGKRQEARALYQALPAEARDLARADLDAAERSCPHGLPVVELVRMADRHLS
- the waaF gene encoding lipopolysaccharide heptosyltransferase II, which produces MRIVVFCPNLVGDTVMATPTLRALRRGFPDARIVGLLKPNVSPTLDGAPWLDDRILFHPKAPLREQRMAAVVARLREERFDLAVLLPNSIRSALMARLGGVGRRVGYARGGRGVLLTDRLSPPRDARGRFEPVPIVSYYLGLARRLGCPVDSLRCELFTTEADEQAADLAWLRLGLLGDRPVVCLNTGGAFGPAKNWPEGHFAALARRLVAELGVKVLVVCGPSERESARQIVALAALDDVVSLADEPVGIGLSKASVRRSALLVTTDSGPRHFAAGFGVPVVSLFGPTHIAWTRTYHPGAVHLQQPVPCGPCQKGTCPLGHHRCMTELSPDAVFEASRRLLGRPRHQAA